A window of the Lolium perenne isolate Kyuss_39 chromosome 7, Kyuss_2.0, whole genome shotgun sequence genome harbors these coding sequences:
- the LOC127314692 gene encoding cullin-3A → MSSQKKRPARIEPFRHKVETDPKFFEKSWKKLHDAIREIYNHNASGLSFEELYRTAYNMVLYKHGPALYENLIQTMTEHLQEMRRSIEAAQGGLFLEELQRKWDDHNKALQMIRDVLMYMDRTYIPSSKKTAVFDLGLELWRDTIVRSAKIHGRLLDTLLDLIHSERMGDVINRSLMRSTTKMLMDLGSSVYQDDFERPFLEVSASFYSGESQQFIECCACGEYLKKAQRRLDEEAERVSQYMDAKTDEKITAVVVKETLTNHMQRLFLMENSGLVSMLVEDKYEDLTMMYNLFRRVPDGHSTIKSIMTSHVKETGKSLVTDPERMKDPVDFVQRLLNEKDKYDNIISISFANDKGFQNALNSSFEYFINLNNRSPEFISLYVDDKLRKGMKDANEEDVETVLDKVMMLFRYLQEKDLFEKYYKQHLAKRLLSGRAASDDSERSMLVKLKTECGYQFTSKLEGMFTDLKTSQDTTQGFYAANPSDTGDAPLISVQILTTGSWPTQPCSTCNLPPEVLAVSEKFRAYYLGTHNGRRLTWQTNMGSADIKVTFGNGSKHELNVSTYQMCVLMLFNTADCLTYRDIEQATAIPPVDLKRCLQSLALVKGKNVLRKEPMSRDISADDSFYVNDKFTSKLFKVKIGTVAVQKESEPEKMETRHRVEEDRKPQIEAAIVRIMKARRVLDHNSIVTEVTKQLQPRFLPNPVVIKKRIESLIEREFLERDKVDRKMYRYLA, encoded by the exons ATGAGTTCCCAGAAGAAGCGCCCGGCGAGGATCGAGCCCTTCCGGCACAAGGTGGAGACCGACCCCAAGTTCTTCGAGAAGTCCTGGAAGAAGCTCCACGACGCCATCCGCGAGATCTACAACCACAACGCCAGCGGCCTCTCCTTCGAGGAGCTCTACAG GACTGCCTATAACATGGTACTTTACAAGCATGGCCCAGCGCTCTATGAAAATCTCATACAAACCATGACGGAACACCTTCAAGAAATGCGCAGATCAATAGAGGCTGCTCAAGGTGGTTTGTTCCTGGAAGAGTTGCAGAGGAAGTGGGATGATCATAACAAGGCATTGCAAATGATCAGAGACGTTCTGATGTATATGGACAGAACATACATTCCCAGCAGTAAAAAGACAGCTGTCTTTGATCTTGGATTGGAACTGTGGAGAGATACCATCGTCCGGTCTGCCAAAATCCACGGGAGGTTGCTTGACACCCTTCTCGATCTCATACATAGTGAAAGGATGGGTGACGTGATAAATAGATCCTTGATGAGGAGCACAACTAAGATGTTGATGGATCTAGGATCTTCTGTTTATCAGGATGATTTTGAAAGGCCATTCCTTGAAGTGTCTGCTAGCTTCTACAGTGGTGAGTCACAGCAATTCATTGAGTGCTGTGCCTGTGGCGAGTATCTGAAGAAGGCTCAGAGGCGACTCGATGAAGAAGCAGAGCGTGTTTCACAGTACATGGATGCCAAAACTGACGAGAAAATAACAGCTGTTGTAGTGAAAGAGACACTTACGAATCACATGCAGAGGTTGTTCCTTATGGAGAACTCAGGTCTTGTGAGTATGCTTGTTGAAGACAAGTATGAAGACCTTACCATGATGTACAATTTGTTTCGACGGGTTCCAGATGGGCATTCAACAATCAAATCTATCATGACCTCTCATGTTAAGGAAACTGGGAAGAGTTTGGTAACAGATCCAGAGAGAATGAAGGACCCTGTTGATTTTGTCCAGCGGCTTCTTAATGAGAAGGATAAGTATGATAATATCATTAGCATCTCATTTGCCAATGACAAGGGCTTCCAAAATGCTCTGAATTCCTCTTTTGAGTACTTCATTAACTTGAACAATAGATCCCCTGAGTTCATATCATTGTATGTTGATGACAAACTACGGAAAGGGATGAAAGATGCCAATGAGGAGGATGTTGAGACTGTCTTGGATAAAGTGATGATGCTGTTCAGATACTTGCAAGAAAaagatctgtttgaaaagtattaCAAGCAACACTTGGCCAAGCGTCTTCTTTCTGGGAGAGCTGCTTCTGATGATTCTGAGAGGAGTATGCTTGTGAAGCTCAAGACTGAATGTGGGTATCAGTTCACTTCCAAGTTGGAAGGCATGTTCACTGATTTGAAGACCTCTCAGGATACCACGCAAGGGTTTTATGCTGCTAACCCTTCTGATACGGGAGATGCCCCCTTGATATCTGTCCAGATTCTCACCACTGGTTCTTGGCCAACGCAACCATGCAGTACCTGCAATCTTCCTCCTGAAGTACTCGCCGTATCCGAGAAGTTTCGGGCTTACTACCTTGGCACACACAATGGTAGGAGGCTGACATGGCAGACAAACATGGGATCTGCGGACATCAAAGTAACGTTTGGAAACGGCAGCAAGCATGAGCTTAATGTCTCAACCTACCAGATGTGTGTTCTGATGCTGTTTAATACGGCGGACTGCTTGACCTACCGTGATATAGAGCAGGCTACAGCCATACCACCTGTAGACCTCAAGCGTTGCCTTCAGTCTCTTGCCCTTGTGAAGGGCAAGAACGTCCTGCGGAAGGAGCCCATGAGCAGGGACATCTCTGCGGACGACAGTTTCTACGTGAACGACAAGTTCACGAGCAAGCTCTTCAAGGTGAAGATTGGCACCGTGGCGGTGCAGAAGGAGTCAGAGCCAGAGAAGATGGAGACCCGGCATAGAGTCGAGGAGGACAGGAAGCCCCAGATTGAGGCGGCCATCGTGCGGATCATGAAGGCGAGGAGGGTGCTGGACCACAACAGCATCGTGACAGAGGTGACGAAGCAGCTCCAGCCCAGGTTCCTGCCGAACCCTGTGGTGATCAAGAAGAGGATCGAGTCCCTCATTGAGCGTGAGTTCCTGGAGAGGGACAAGGTGGACAGGAAGATGTACCGATATCTTGCGTAG